AGAGTGCCATTTTAAAGCAAATTGCATAGAAAAATGCCCATTTCCTTCTGGTGGGGTGTTTGAACTCTATAAGAGCAGCATCCATACTCGAACTTGCCATAAAGTCCACATAAAAGTTTCATTCCCATAACTTATTTTGAATCTGAAAATGTTATGAACACGCCATGTGCTTTGTTCTATCCAGCATGTATGCTGAAATACCTACCCACCCATTTCTGAACACACGAACAGGCCATATACTAAGCCACCCAAAATTCTTCACAATAGTAGGAATAAGAGATAAGCAGCATGAATTGCATTCGGCAATAAAATGTGTCTAACCATATACCAAGCAGGAGCAAGAGAAAACTCTATGAATGGCCGAAATCTTTTATCTAATGCTTGCTTCTTTGTTGCACTATAGATTTACTCCACCTCCGAATCATTACTTATTTTCGCCGATTCAGACTGTCTTTAAACCGCAAAAAATTCAACTTCACCTTCTAGATAAGCGTTTCTCTTGTATAGTTCCTATGTATTGTGCtttgcacttttaatgatatttcaattacttataaaaattaaataaaaaactgcAAATTCTACTCCTTTACAAACAATTAGCACTACCCATTGATTTTAACACTCAATGTCACTACCAATAGATACTATTTCCTAGCACAGTCAAAGTTATTCATGCACCaaattgacaaaaaagaaagtaaataataataattataaaattaaaacatgaaTACCATTTACTTCATTAGTCATACCATCTTTCCCCTTAAGAAATTCTAATCGCCTCCTCTTTTTCAAAACATTCCTTCTATTTGTACTATTGCTATCAacaaattggaaaagaaaaaattaattaaacaaataaattcgTAGATTATATAGCAAAAAATAAGGGGCTTTTCTTGGTACCAATTTCCTTCGCCGCCACACTCGCCTGCCACGGCCGTCCTTTTGTATTTGAGATATTACCTGCCAACGATTTGTACActacattaaaataattatatataaataaataaataaaaactaattttaccctaattCCCAAAACAAATAATTCGCACAGAGCTTCGAAATGCAATATTAACCTGTGCGCGAACAGAGCAGCTCGGCCCCCATTGATTCCTAGCTCTTATCTCAATCCTCtgcatttcaaaaaaaaaaacatttacgGTATGAATATGGTGCAACAAAATAAGTTATCAATTTCCTGTTTGGTtcccaagaaaaaaataaaataaaaaaaatggagagattCATAGAAAGTAAAATAAGATTTCGAGTTTTATATTGTTACTTActtcattaattcaatactaAAAGTTTATGTTCGATAAGTTTTCTCGAGAAACAAACAGAAAAGTTTTCCAggaaagcgagagagagagagaaaatcacaGGTGAAGCCGAAGAGAGACAGAAGGGCAGTGTGGAAATCGCCATCTGTGCTATCCGCGTTACCGTGTTCCCCTTTTACTTTTGCCTTGAGCCTTTCTTTGCTTTTACTCGGCGAGAATGCCACCAAATCCTTGGGTAAACTACGAGAATACCATCGCTTGTTGGGCTCGAGTGCTTTACCTGTAAGTTAACGTGGCAAACCTGACCCGATCGTGGTACTCCCAATCAATTctttaatcaattattattaaaataaaaaatttaataattaattaaaactgtTACATTAATATCGTAGAAtagttataaaaataaagtatgaaatataaaattattctttaaaaaaaaaatatttggtgtaTCCACATAGTGAATATCAACATTTTACCCTTTAACACTAGCtttcaaatatttatataaatatatattaaatgaacTATTGAGTAATTTTTAGTCATAAGTTTTGTTACCAAGTGTTCCTAAAACGCGTTTGGTTCTAACaaaatgacatttaaaatcCACGACTAAAAATCATCTAACATAAGACCCAAATCGATTCCTAGCTTTATCAACCGCAATCACCCAAAATCAAAGCGATAGAACTTTGTCAACAAAGCAATAGTCCTTACAAAATACACACTCGGTTTTCCTAAAGAAAACACCCCAAAATACTCTTCGATTCTAGTGAAAAATCATCACAGAAATACTCCCCATTTGGCCACAAGAACTCCTAGCAATTCAGCTAACACAACAAGAAATCCTTAAATTAAACTAAGGAAATTCTAGTGATTACCTAACGTGGCAATTCTAGGTTGCGGGTTTGCTGCCACATCGCCGGAGACCCAGCCACCACGGTACACCCTTCTCTTCCCCCAATCTCAGCTCTCTCTCAACTCtcgggtctctctctctctctaacaccggccctctctctcaatctctctctcaagtCTAGTCTAGGCAAGGGGAAAAcaacctctctttctcttctcctctcctctttctctttctctctctttctcgcgGTCCCCCTCTCCCTCTCGTTCTCTTTGTTTCGCACCGTAGGGAATTTTTGGAATATTGAtaggatttaataaaaaatcctaatggattggtgaaattaaaaaaattaaaaaaaaaaaaaaattgaaaaacaattgaaagatggatatactaaattaatacttttcaaagtttaaaaatatgattacaAAAGTAGTGAAACATGAAGGTggtaaatgaagtttttcctagTAACGGGCCTCAACTTATTGAGAGACGTGAAGTAATAGTTTGGACACAACAATTGttcaaagaaattaataatactTCAATCCGACAAAATCCCTAAActtgataaaaattaaatattataaacaaGAATGTAGTCGCGAGAATATAAGCATTAccatcttaatttatttttaaatgccaTATATAGTAAGAACTAAAATTACAgcagtttatttatttacatcTCTTAATACAAATTATAATGATCGAAATGTTTACAACATAATCAAGGAACAAGTATCTTTGAACTGAGCTGCATTGAGGCTTAATAGTTGCTGCATCTCTTGCTAAAAGTCATGCCATGGAAGCtgcaaattaatataaatagacATGTAAACTTAAGATGATAATAaaacaagtgaaaaaaatacatgattacaaaaggaaaataaaacaaataacttaaataaacaaatagtatTAATGCGATTGATATTGAAATGATAGAGAATACAATCTTAATTACCAGCTACTTCTTCAGTTTGGGCCAGTCGAAACGTGGGTATACGAGCAGTGAGATGATCCATCTGCTTCCGAAGAGTGAACAATTTGGGGCAGTTAAAAACCTCAAGCGTGTGAAGTGATTTCAGACTTGGTAACCACTCCGGCAAGGCCATGAGGTTCCTACAACATGAAATTTTTAGAAATTGCAAAGTGCTAGCAGATCCTTGGAGCCATTGCGGCAAAACCTCCAACTTTGGTAATTCTTCAATCTCCAAATATCGAAGGCTCAACTTGAGATCCTGATTGTCTTCTCCTCCCGTCAAACTTAGCTCTTTACAATCATCAATTACAAGGGTCTTTAAGGTAGTCAGGTTGGTAAGGCACCCGTCCATCCCTCGAAACAAAACTTCTAGTTTCGGACAGTGAGATATATGCAAAAACTGAAGAGAATTCAAGTAGCATTTACCATTTTCAAACAAGCATGTGTAAGTTGTTGTTACTGTCAAATGCCTAAGGCTGATCATCTTCATTGTATCTCTCGGCAACCGCTCAAGACTCGAACATCCATGAAGTAGTAAAGTCTGCCAATTGTATAGCTTGCAAATGGAATGAGGAAGTTTCTTGATGTTGACATTTCCAGCTAAGTTTAGATATCTCAAATGTTTCAAAGTACTGATAAAGCTTGACAACACCTCAAAAGATGAATGACTTAAGTCAAGCGCCCGCAAGCACTTGAATCTCGAGATGCATGCTTCAACTAAGGCCGGCTCTTGTTGTTTGGTTTGGAACAAAGTGGTCCGCACACCACGACTTAACTTGTAAAAGTAATGTGGAACTTGTTGACAATTATGTGAAAATGACAAATGGCGAACTGTTCCAGCAATGTTTTGGGTGTGAGTGTCGACTATTGAACACTCTTCTTGTGCAACCTTGAGTGCAAGATCATGGACGAGATCGTGCATCTTAAACCTATAGCACCAGGAGAAATTAGTAACATCATGGAAGAAAGATTTGGACCACAACTCTCTGATATACATGTCACCAACATCTTCCAACCTTATATTTTGACTATTATGAAGGAGTCCATGTGCCATCCAAAATGCAATCAATTGCTCACTATCGAATTCATGATCCTTAgggaaaagagaacaaaaaacaaagcattGCTTCAAGTGAGATGACATTTGATCATAACTTAGTTTTAATGCAGGTAAAATATCACCCTCCTTTTGCTCTAATTTCCATATCCCGTTGTCTCTCACAAATTTCCATTCCCGTTCATCAACCTTTGAAAAAAGTAAGCTGCCTAAAGTCCTTATTGCCAATGGAACTCCTTTACATTTTTCCAcaatttcttttccaatttctaAGAGGTTTGGATATTTTTTGTCTTCCCCTtctttaaatgcatatttcaCAAACAAAGACATACAATCCTTTTCGGATAAACCCTTTAAATCATATGTGGAAACAGTGCCCATAATGGAGGCA
Above is a genomic segment from Corylus avellana chromosome ca9, CavTom2PMs-1.0 containing:
- the LOC132191598 gene encoding putative disease resistance protein RGA4; the protein is MAEFASTIAENILGKLGYLVHEELRLVLDIKSKLTDLQGTMTTIKAVLLDAEEKQSSNHALSIWLRLLKDIFYDAEDVLDGVECEVLRKQVVRTHGCSSKEVCDYFSCCSDLAFRFQLGHKIKNIRERLDNIVADKDKFNLVERVEDRHVVYVRRDMSHSFVRPSEVIGRENDKKKIIQLLLHPDANRNVNVIPIVGIGGMGKTTIAKLAYDDKLVAKHFELRMWVCVSEDFDVIRLIREILAESGVRIDEKLSINELQTKLREKLKNKRFLLVLDDVWNEDLNKWIELRDLLLDGSKGSRILVTTRGNKVASIMGTVSTYDLKGLSEKDCMSLFVKYAFKEGEDKKYPNLLEIGKEIVEKCKGVPLAIRTLGSLLFSKVDEREWKFVRDNGIWKLEQKEGDILPALKLSYDQMSSHLKQCFVFCSLFPKDHEFDSEQLIAFWMAHGLLHNSQNIRLEDVGDMYIRELWSKSFFHDVTNFSWCYRFKMHDLVHDLALKVAQEECSIVDTHTQNIAGTVRHLSFSHNCQQVPHYFYKLSRGVRTTLFQTKQQEPALVEACISRFKCLRALDLSHSSFEVLSSFISTLKHLRYLNLAGNVNIKKLPHSICKLYNWQTLLLHGFFAYISLSETRSFVSRDGRVPYQPDYLKDPCN